A stretch of the Aegilops tauschii subsp. strangulata cultivar AL8/78 chromosome 4, Aet v6.0, whole genome shotgun sequence genome encodes the following:
- the LOC141022018 gene encoding uncharacterized protein — protein sequence MLPQFCVRNDLKQWSRKISKLSSLIDNCNKALLEIDGLEERRRLSVPEANFRKILKRHLLHLLDCKKLYWKKRCTIRYFKFGDGSTKFFHRVATERFRRNNIASLRLPDDSVIHDHVGKEVVLFQTYKERLGHSSQTDIRFDLKRIIKKVKGLQALSVPFTHAEIDQVVRELPSDRAPGPDGFSGGFIKSCWHIIKEDFYRLCSDFHAGPIYTGLCSVGIQVHTSMPILPARDSCPEA from the exons ATGCTGCCGCAATTTTGTGTAAGAAATGATCTGAAGCAATGGAGTAGGAAAATATCCAAGCTGTCGAGCCTGATTGATAACTGTAACAAAGCACTGCTTGAGATCGATGGGTTAGAGGAAAGAAGACGGCTATCTGTTCCTGAAGCCAACTTTAGGAAGATTCTGAAACGGCATCTGCTCCACCTCCTAGACTGCAAAAAGCTCTACTGGAAAAAACGATGTACCATCCGGTACTTCAAGTTCGGCGATGGCAGCACAAAATTCTTCCACAGAGTGGCCACTGAGAGATTCAGACGGAACAACATCGCCTCGCTGCGCTTGCCTGATGACTCGGTCATCCATGATCATGTGGGGAAGGAGGTTGTACTCTTCCAAACGTACAAAGAAAGACTGGGCCACTCCAGCCAGACTGACATACGCTTTGATCTGAAAAGAATCATCAAAAAAGTGAAGGGACTCCAGGCTTTATCAGTTCCTTTCACTCATGCGGAAATCGACCAGGTTGTCAGGGAGCTGCCTTCTGACCGTGCCCCAGGACCCGATGGTTTTAGTGGTGGTTTCATAAAATCCTGCTGGCATATAATCAAGGAGGATTTCTATCGGCTCTGTTCCGATTTCCATGCAG GGCCGATCTATACAGGATTGTGTAGCGTGGGCATTCAAGTTCATACATCAATGCCAATCCTCCCGGCGAGAGATAGCTGTCCTGAAGCTTGA